In Thioalkalivibrio paradoxus ARh 1, the following are encoded in one genomic region:
- a CDS encoding agmatine deiminase family protein, translated as MARRLPAEWELQSGVQLTWPHPGTDWAPRLAAVEPVFAAIGASIARHESLLVVCQDADHRTQVLAQLAHAGADLDRVQLGIAPANDTWARDHGPITVLQDDGPILLDFTFNGWGGKFEATHDNELTRKLAAQGRFGTVPVETVDLVLEGGSIESDGAGTVLTTSRCLLEPNRNPGLWRADLERRLGEHLGATRVLWLEHGGLEGDDTDGHIDTLARFCDPETIAFVVCADRNDPHYRDLAAMAGELEALRQPSGEPYRLLPLPLPAPIVEDGHRYAATYANFLIINEAVLVPVYDDPADDVALETIAAAFPGRSVVGIDCREIIRQGGSLHCLTMQFPQGILPA; from the coding sequence GTGGCCCGGCGGCTTCCGGCAGAGTGGGAGCTCCAAAGCGGAGTCCAGCTGACCTGGCCGCATCCCGGCACCGACTGGGCACCGCGCCTTGCGGCCGTGGAACCGGTGTTCGCAGCGATCGGCGCGAGCATCGCGCGCCACGAGTCGCTGCTGGTCGTGTGCCAGGATGCCGACCACCGGACGCAGGTGCTGGCGCAACTCGCACACGCTGGTGCCGACCTGGACCGCGTGCAGCTGGGCATCGCGCCGGCCAACGACACCTGGGCACGCGATCACGGCCCGATCACCGTGTTGCAGGACGACGGTCCGATCCTGCTCGATTTCACCTTCAACGGCTGGGGCGGCAAGTTCGAAGCGACGCACGACAATGAACTGACGCGCAAACTCGCGGCGCAGGGACGCTTTGGGACGGTCCCGGTGGAAACGGTGGACCTGGTGCTCGAGGGCGGCAGCATCGAGTCCGACGGGGCCGGAACGGTGCTGACGACGAGCCGCTGCCTGCTCGAACCCAACCGTAATCCGGGCCTGTGGCGGGCGGACCTCGAGCGGCGACTCGGCGAACATCTGGGGGCCACCCGCGTGCTCTGGCTGGAGCACGGCGGCCTGGAAGGCGACGACACCGACGGCCACATCGATACCCTCGCGCGCTTCTGCGATCCGGAGACGATCGCATTCGTCGTGTGCGCCGACCGCAACGACCCCCATTACCGGGATCTGGCCGCGATGGCCGGCGAGCTCGAGGCACTGCGTCAGCCATCCGGCGAACCGTATCGCCTGCTGCCGCTGCCGCTGCCGGCCCCGATCGTCGAGGACGGCCATCGCTACGCAGCAACCTATGCCAACTTCCTGATCATCAACGAGGCCGTATTGGTCCCGGTCTACGACGACCCGGCCGACGACGTTGCGCTCGAAACCATCGCGGCCGCGTTTCCAGGCCGCAGTGTGGTCGGCATCGACTGCCGCGAGATCATTCGCCAGGGCGGCAGCCTGCACTGCCTGACGATGCAGTTTCCGCAGGGTATCTTGCCGGCCTGA
- a CDS encoding lipoprotein-releasing ABC transporter permease subunit, whose amino-acid sequence MFKPLSVAIGLRYTRAKRRNHFISFISVVSMIGLVLGVTALITVLSVMNGFERELRERILGMASHATIQALDGSLREWETVRQQVEAADPRVLAAAPYVSGEAMLSAFGNISGGLIRGIDPALERRVARIGEHMIRGELEALEAGEFRIVLGVELAAQLGVRIGDPVVLMAPQAAVTPAGVLPRMRRFEVAGLFEVGMYEFDRGTAFIHLDDARAVFQTGEGVTGLRLHLDDLMQAGVVSRDIARSLDGMFRVADWTQQHANLFRAIQMEKVVMFIILSLIVAVAAFNIVSTLVMLVTDKQSDIAILRTLGLKPSSVMLVFIVQGAVIGLVGIVLGVIGGVSLALNIDVVVPLIERITGTQFLAADVYYISDLPSELRVEDVIRISGLAFVLTLLATLFPAWRAARTRPAEALRYE is encoded by the coding sequence ATGTTCAAGCCCCTGTCCGTTGCCATCGGCCTTCGCTATACACGAGCAAAGCGCCGCAACCACTTCATTTCCTTCATCTCCGTGGTCTCGATGATCGGTCTGGTGCTGGGCGTCACCGCGCTGATCACCGTGCTGTCGGTGATGAACGGCTTCGAGCGCGAATTGCGCGAACGCATTCTGGGCATGGCCTCGCACGCGACCATCCAGGCGCTCGACGGCTCCCTGCGGGAATGGGAGACCGTGCGTCAGCAGGTGGAGGCGGCCGATCCGCGGGTGTTGGCCGCCGCACCCTATGTCTCGGGCGAAGCGATGCTGAGCGCCTTCGGCAACATTTCCGGCGGTCTGATTCGGGGAATCGACCCTGCGCTCGAACGGCGGGTGGCGCGGATCGGCGAGCACATGATCCGCGGTGAACTCGAGGCGCTCGAGGCGGGCGAGTTCCGGATCGTGCTGGGGGTGGAGCTGGCCGCGCAACTGGGGGTGCGGATCGGCGATCCGGTCGTGCTGATGGCACCGCAGGCGGCGGTCACGCCGGCCGGGGTTCTGCCGCGCATGCGCCGCTTCGAGGTGGCAGGCCTGTTCGAAGTCGGAATGTACGAGTTCGATCGCGGAACCGCGTTCATTCACCTGGACGATGCGCGGGCGGTATTCCAGACGGGCGAAGGCGTGACCGGGCTACGCCTGCATCTGGACGATCTGATGCAGGCGGGGGTGGTCAGCCGCGATATCGCGCGGTCGCTGGACGGGATGTTCCGGGTGGCCGACTGGACCCAGCAGCATGCGAACCTGTTCCGCGCGATCCAGATGGAGAAGGTCGTGATGTTCATCATTCTGTCGCTGATCGTTGCAGTGGCGGCGTTCAATATCGTCTCGACGCTGGTGATGCTGGTGACCGACAAGCAATCGGACATCGCGATCCTGCGCACGCTGGGGCTCAAGCCGTCCAGTGTGATGCTGGTGTTCATCGTGCAGGGCGCCGTGATCGGGCTGGTCGGCATCGTGCTCGGCGTGATCGGCGGCGTCAGCCTGGCGCTGAACATCGACGTGGTGGTGCCGCTGATCGAGCGGATTACCGGCACCCAGTTCCTGGCTGCAGATGTCTATTATATCAGTGATCTACCAAGCGAACTTCGGGTGGAGGATGTCATTCGGATCAGCGGTCTGGCGTTCGTGTTGACGCTGCTGGCGACGCTGTTCCCGGCATGGCGCGCGGCCCGCACCCGGCCGGCGGAGGCGCTGCGCTATGAGTGA
- a CDS encoding ABC transporter ATP-binding protein — MSEPRAVVLEAQGLERRFREGSLDVPVLKGVDLQIRHGDQIAVVGASGSGKSTLLQLLGGLDLPTGGRVSIHGEDWSAMSDTRRGVMRNRHLGFVYQFHHLLPEFTALENVAIPLMIRGLSTRRAQAEAADWLGKVDLAERERHKPSELSGGERQRVAIARAMVTRPAVILADEPTGNLDRDRAGKVFALLQAMNRETGTALVLVTHDPALAARMDRTLHLTDGQLQGAGD; from the coding sequence ATGAGTGAGCCACGCGCGGTGGTGCTGGAGGCGCAGGGGCTCGAGCGGCGTTTCCGCGAGGGCAGTCTCGATGTCCCGGTATTGAAGGGGGTCGATCTCCAGATCCGGCACGGCGATCAGATCGCGGTGGTCGGGGCTTCGGGCTCCGGCAAAAGCACATTGCTGCAGTTGCTCGGCGGACTGGATCTGCCGACCGGGGGGCGGGTGTCGATTCACGGCGAGGACTGGTCGGCGATGAGCGACACCCGGCGCGGCGTGATGCGCAACCGCCACCTCGGGTTCGTCTACCAGTTCCATCATTTGTTGCCGGAGTTCACCGCGCTCGAGAACGTGGCGATCCCGTTGATGATCCGCGGGCTCAGCACGCGCCGCGCGCAGGCGGAAGCCGCGGATTGGCTGGGCAAGGTGGACTTGGCCGAGCGCGAACGGCACAAGCCGTCGGAACTCTCGGGCGGGGAACGCCAGCGCGTCGCGATTGCCCGTGCGATGGTCACCCGGCCGGCGGTGATCCTCGCCGATGAGCCCACCGGCAACCTGGATCGAGACCGGGCCGGGAAGGTTTTCGCGCTGCTGCAGGCGATGAATCGGGAGACCGGAACCGCGCTGGTGCTCGTCACGCACGATCCTGCGCTGGCCGCACGCATGGACCGGACGCTGCATCTGACCGATGGGCAGTTGCAGGGCGCAGGCGACTGA
- a CDS encoding DUF2062 domain-containing protein, giving the protein MAKKLIKKWFPAYESVRAHRALGLLGPRLRAADLWHLNRRSVAGAFAVGLFVAFLPIPMQMLVAATIAIVVRVNLPISVLLVWVSNPLTMPPIFYTAYTIGRWILDEPRRSFRVEMSLEWFTGDLLTIWKPLLTGSLLLAMAASLTGYIVIRLLWWFSVVERLKLRRARLHRRLVHSQQNPYARDRRPAVDRGVRDNAPGGNGPPG; this is encoded by the coding sequence ATGGCGAAGAAACTGATCAAGAAGTGGTTCCCGGCCTACGAGTCGGTCCGGGCCCACCGTGCGCTGGGGTTGCTGGGGCCACGTCTGCGCGCAGCGGATCTGTGGCATCTGAACCGGCGCTCCGTCGCGGGTGCGTTTGCCGTGGGACTGTTCGTCGCGTTCCTGCCGATACCGATGCAGATGCTGGTCGCCGCCACGATCGCGATCGTGGTGCGGGTCAACCTGCCGATATCGGTGCTGCTGGTCTGGGTGTCCAATCCCCTGACCATGCCGCCGATCTTCTATACAGCCTACACCATCGGCCGCTGGATTCTCGACGAGCCGCGGCGTTCGTTCCGGGTCGAAATGTCGCTGGAGTGGTTTACCGGGGATCTCCTGACGATCTGGAAGCCACTGCTGACCGGCAGCCTGCTGCTCGCCATGGCCGCATCGCTGACCGGCTACATCGTGATCCGGCTGCTCTGGTGGTTCAGCGTCGTCGAACGGCTGAAACTTCGGCGCGCACGGCTGCACCGGCGCCTGGTTCACAGCCAGCAGAACCCCTACGCAAGGGACCGGAGGCCTGCGGTCGATCGCGGCGTCCGCGACAACGCGCCCGGAGGAAACGGCCCACCGGGCTGA
- a CDS encoding DNA internalization-related competence protein ComEC/Rec2, which yields MIPLAFGVLGGAVAVHRLAVLPDWPWVLLLVPALALLFESRLHWLAGLLLGAVLAASHGQTWLDRALSGDLAGAEVTVSGQIHGIPNHSRERSRFVLGIDQVHAGPQEFRAQRLRVTTFPAAPELRAGDRLRVTLRIRPPRGLHNPSGFDYGTWLYREGIHGLATVRGQLTHEGRAQTARVSAALHRAREAVRDAMHAALPGARHPGVMQALVIGERGAMEDDEWRLFLHTGTNHLMAISGLHVGLVAGFAVLIARVLWRRLAWLRPRIPLGLFTAMAAVVAASVYAGLAGFSIPTQRALVMLLMVTAAIVAGRDPLSWRIYGAALLMVIAMHPPNVLAPGFWFSFGAVAVILLLMQGRVGRPGLSGWFGLQVLLALALLPLSLAWFQLGAWIAPAANLVAVPVVGLLVLPALLAGAGLALISPVLGTPLLWWADTGLFLLLQVLEWLLRVPGAVSEAAVQGFAAVLAGVGVMLLLLPRLRVLAPWILLAWLPLVLPLAPRLDDGAFRAELLDVGQGLAVIVQTRRHALLYDAGPAWEGGFDAGDSVVLPALRRLGLRRLDRIVVSHEHLDHRGGVAAVAAAMPVGKTLSRRPDLHAGEEACEAGLSWEWDGVQFRTLHPPAFWDDGNAASCVLSVHGRGGRLLLTGDVEGLGESVLVRAEPEALATDLLLVPHHGARGVFERGLLEAAAPRAAWVSRGFDNRFGHPAPDVTERLRQACVPLLDSAERGMLWLEAGPDGLRLGPGSRAERPRFWQPPVPPLESLPEGCPDAGEGLRW from the coding sequence ATGATCCCGCTGGCGTTCGGGGTACTCGGCGGCGCGGTCGCGGTACATCGACTCGCCGTACTGCCCGACTGGCCCTGGGTTCTCCTGCTGGTCCCTGCGCTGGCGCTGCTGTTCGAGTCTCGTCTGCATTGGCTCGCAGGCCTGCTGCTCGGAGCCGTGCTGGCCGCAAGCCATGGTCAGACGTGGCTCGACCGGGCCTTGTCCGGGGATCTGGCCGGTGCCGAGGTGACCGTGTCAGGCCAGATCCACGGCATCCCGAACCATTCCCGCGAACGCTCGCGGTTCGTCTTGGGCATCGACCAGGTGCATGCCGGGCCGCAGGAGTTCCGCGCGCAACGGCTGCGGGTCACGACGTTTCCAGCCGCCCCCGAACTTCGGGCCGGAGACCGGCTTCGAGTCACGCTCCGGATTCGGCCGCCGCGGGGCCTGCACAACCCTTCGGGATTCGACTACGGAACCTGGCTGTACCGCGAGGGCATCCACGGCCTGGCGACCGTTCGCGGCCAATTGACGCACGAGGGGCGCGCGCAGACCGCGCGGGTGTCCGCAGCCCTGCACCGCGCCCGGGAGGCGGTCCGGGACGCGATGCACGCGGCGCTCCCCGGGGCCCGTCACCCTGGAGTGATGCAGGCGCTGGTGATCGGCGAGCGCGGAGCCATGGAGGACGACGAGTGGCGCCTGTTCCTCCATACCGGAACCAACCACCTGATGGCGATTTCGGGCCTGCATGTGGGGCTGGTCGCGGGGTTCGCGGTGCTGATCGCGCGCGTGTTGTGGCGACGGCTGGCCTGGCTGCGCCCGCGGATCCCGCTGGGGCTGTTCACCGCGATGGCCGCCGTCGTCGCGGCGTCGGTGTACGCGGGGCTGGCCGGCTTCAGCATTCCGACACAGCGCGCGCTGGTCATGTTGCTGATGGTTACCGCGGCGATCGTCGCCGGCCGCGATCCGCTGTCCTGGCGGATCTATGGTGCGGCACTGCTGATGGTCATCGCGATGCATCCGCCGAACGTGCTCGCACCCGGGTTCTGGTTTTCGTTCGGCGCGGTGGCGGTGATCCTGCTGCTGATGCAGGGGCGAGTGGGCCGGCCGGGCCTGTCCGGCTGGTTTGGCCTGCAGGTGTTGCTGGCGCTGGCGCTGCTGCCGCTGAGCCTCGCCTGGTTTCAACTCGGCGCCTGGATCGCTCCGGCGGCCAACCTGGTTGCGGTCCCGGTGGTCGGGCTGCTGGTACTGCCGGCGCTGCTTGCGGGCGCCGGGCTCGCGCTGATTTCGCCGGTTCTTGGAACGCCGCTGCTGTGGTGGGCGGATACCGGTCTCTTCCTGCTCCTGCAGGTGCTCGAGTGGTTGCTGCGGGTTCCGGGCGCGGTGTCGGAGGCGGCGGTGCAGGGGTTTGCGGCGGTACTGGCCGGGGTCGGCGTGATGTTGCTGCTGTTGCCCCGCCTGCGGGTGCTCGCGCCCTGGATCCTGCTGGCGTGGTTGCCGCTGGTGTTGCCCCTGGCGCCGCGGCTCGACGACGGGGCGTTTCGTGCCGAACTGCTCGACGTCGGGCAGGGGCTGGCGGTGATCGTGCAGACACGGCGCCACGCGTTGCTGTACGACGCGGGTCCGGCCTGGGAAGGGGGGTTCGACGCCGGGGATTCGGTGGTGCTGCCGGCGCTGCGGCGTTTGGGCCTGCGCCGGCTCGACCGGATCGTGGTCAGTCACGAGCACCTGGATCATCGCGGCGGGGTGGCGGCGGTGGCGGCGGCGATGCCCGTCGGGAAAACCCTGAGCCGGCGCCCGGACCTGCACGCAGGCGAGGAGGCCTGCGAGGCGGGCCTGTCCTGGGAGTGGGACGGTGTGCAGTTTCGCACCCTGCACCCGCCGGCTTTCTGGGACGACGGCAATGCGGCTTCCTGCGTGCTCTCGGTGCACGGCCGCGGGGGTCGGTTGCTGCTGACCGGAGACGTGGAAGGGCTGGGCGAGAGCGTGCTGGTGCGCGCCGAGCCGGAAGCGTTGGCGACCGACCTGCTGCTGGTCCCTCATCATGGCGCCCGTGGCGTGTTCGAACGGGGTTTGCTGGAAGCGGCCGCGCCGCGCGCCGCGTGGGTCAGTCGCGGCTTCGACAACCGGTTCGGTCACCCGGCCCCCGACGTGACCGAGCGGCTGCGGCAGGCCTGCGTGCCGCTGCTGGATAGCGCCGAACGCGGGATGCTCTGGCTGGAGGCGGGACCGGACGGCCTTCGTCTGGGGCCGGGCAGCCGCGCCGAACGTCCCCGCTTCTGGCAGCCGCCGGTGCCGCCGCTGGAGTCGCTTCCCGAAGGCTGTCCCGATGCCGGCGAGGGGTTGCGCTGGTGA
- the mtnA gene encoding S-methyl-5-thioribose-1-phosphate isomerase: MNETLPDTIRPIRFDGGALYLLDQRRLPGAMRENRYDDAGDVAAAIRDMVVRGAPAIGIAAAFAVVLACRSAASAAAADWRAQVERAIAQLEASRPTAVNLFWALDRMRAVLAACPSADEAEVRTLAEAQRMLAADIAANRRLGAAGAELIEPGRAVLTHCNTGSLATGGFGTALGVIRSAWAQGRIREVFADETRPWLQGARLTAWELLHDGIPVHLLCEGAAASLLRSGQVGWVIVGADRIAANGDTANKIGTYGLALLAREHGVRFMVAAPVSTIDFDTADGSGIPIEMRPESEVLELGGRAIAPPGARGWNPAFDVTPARLIDAIVTELGVVQQPDRARLAALREPIAAQ, from the coding sequence ATGAACGAGACCCTGCCCGATACCATCCGCCCGATCCGTTTCGACGGCGGAGCCCTCTATCTGCTCGATCAGCGCCGGCTTCCGGGCGCGATGCGCGAGAACCGCTACGATGACGCCGGCGACGTCGCGGCAGCGATTCGGGACATGGTCGTGCGCGGCGCGCCGGCCATCGGCATTGCCGCGGCGTTCGCGGTGGTGCTGGCCTGCCGGTCGGCGGCCAGTGCTGCGGCGGCGGACTGGCGGGCGCAGGTGGAGCGGGCGATCGCGCAGCTGGAAGCGTCGCGGCCGACCGCGGTCAACCTGTTCTGGGCGCTGGACCGAATGCGGGCAGTGCTGGCGGCGTGTCCGTCTGCCGACGAGGCCGAGGTCCGGACGCTTGCCGAGGCGCAGCGCATGCTGGCGGCGGACATCGCGGCCAACCGGCGCCTCGGCGCCGCCGGTGCCGAACTGATCGAACCCGGACGCGCGGTGCTTACCCACTGCAATACCGGGTCGTTGGCGACCGGCGGGTTCGGAACCGCGCTCGGGGTGATCCGGTCCGCCTGGGCTCAAGGCCGGATCCGCGAAGTGTTTGCCGACGAGACCCGGCCCTGGCTGCAGGGAGCACGGCTGACCGCCTGGGAATTGCTCCACGACGGCATTCCGGTGCATCTGCTCTGCGAGGGCGCGGCCGCCAGCCTGCTGCGTTCCGGGCAGGTCGGCTGGGTGATCGTCGGCGCCGATCGGATCGCCGCGAACGGCGATACCGCCAATAAGATCGGCACCTACGGGCTCGCACTGCTGGCCCGTGAGCACGGGGTGCGTTTCATGGTCGCGGCTCCGGTCAGCACCATCGACTTCGATACCGCGGACGGTTCCGGGATCCCGATCGAGATGCGTCCCGAATCCGAGGTGCTGGAACTTGGCGGCCGGGCCATCGCACCCCCCGGGGCCCGCGGCTGGAATCCTGCCTTCGATGTGACCCCGGCGCGGCTGATCGACGCGATCGTGACCGAGCTCGGCGTGGTGCAGCAGCCCGACCGGGCCCGGCTGGCGGCTCTGCGGGAGCCGATCGCGGCGCAATGA